From Eremothecium sinecaudum strain ATCC 58844 chromosome V, complete sequence, a single genomic window includes:
- the YBT1 gene encoding bile acid-transporting ATPase YBT1 (Syntenic homolog of Ashbya gossypii ACL072C; Syntenic homolog of Saccharomyces cerevisiae YLL048C (YBT1) and YHL035C (VMR1)), with product MSLVEGLRGNCSLWHYDDITECGRIFYIDYIIPLVLFLALLFYVGYNYLSMNLLVGKYSTIAAYAAGLLPPNDSDESLDEEEPLLTGGADVGGRRRLPYGSSRRAKNEGLKEKHFSIEELKLVDSAGQSHGHVEVVRRNFMEKSRVIIEWCLCGVQFFVQIVIATMYYYGNARYRGLFPLHASFVRIFLWASLLGITSVRLMNVNDNVKWINSFPGNLWAASFSSYLLLFSSSVMPFRSVYIHEIDNSAATWFYKSQYYLDGLLFLILFTAKIGNKPALLYRTSPAITPSPEPVASIASFISWSWVNKLIWKAHLRTVRLEDVWGLILEDHSIFVLKSYRKFVNERIGKPKTFSHNLIYYFKNYLLLQAVWACLDGFAAFIPTILLRRVLEYVEDQSTAPQNLAWFYVFSMFLCRVVVAICQSQALFFGRRVCVRMKAIIISEIYTKALRRCVSPSTTVGTDESEQSSEEHGSVYYDSKTAANLGAIINLMSVDAFKVSEICAYLHSFVEAIVMAIIAMVLLYRLIGFAAIVGTLFMLIIMPLNFRLATRLGKLQKEVLAFTDKRIQKLNETFQAIRIIKFFSWEDNFERDIQAIREDELAVLLKRIIVWSLSSFVWFITATCVTTISFSFYIYVQGKVLTTPIAFTALSLFTLLRNPLDQFADMLSFVIQSKVSLDRVQEFLNEEETTKYEQLTVSNSKIGFENATICWDDSPINFRLRNINIDFKIGKLNVIIGPTGSGKTSLLMGLLGEMKLMEGTIYVPSLDPREDLLVDSDGMTNSIAYCSQAAWLLNDSVRNNILFNTEYNEERYQAVIEACGLKRDFQILAAGDQTEIGEKGMTLSGGQKQRVTLARALYSSARHLLLDDCLSAVDSHTALWIYENCIAGPLMEGRTCILVSHNVALALKDADWVIILEQGRVADQGEPMDLLNKGSLGDDGLVKSSILSRTNSAVTLKRGASTRNLTNGDNNGSSEALAGVSSNKASTNEDRIKAGKLVQDEMKSDGGVSLDVYLWFARLFGGLKVIIILAAIFVCVQGFFIGQSVWLRNWVGNHTGSNVAMLHRTLPSNIMEKPSSWFKTVENLAVFSNPTLSTNESVDKQGEHTTFYYLSLYFLIGATGAIASSLKTVINFCAGLNASRKIFNLVLKKVLYAKLRFFDVTPIGRIMNRFSKDIESVDQELTPYAEGAFGSLVQCLSTVFLIAYITPGFLTVALFVTIMYYFVGYFYLVASRELKRYDSITKSPIHQHFSETLVGITTIRAFGDERHFIKENLDKIDVNSKPFFYLWVTNRWLAFRIDLLGSLVILASGLFILLNVKNIDAGLAGISLTYAISFTEGALWFVRLYSNVEMTMNSVERLREYMVVEQEPYDQNEFNPPAEWPSVGKLEVNNLSLRYAPNLPKVIQNVTFTVEPRSKVGIVGRTGAGKSTIITAMFRFLEPDTGTIKLDNIDISSIGLKRLRQSITIIPQDPVLFAGTIRNNLDPYGEYSTESIFESLKRVNLIDPSESDHIDSSASTGSENVNKFLNLDTEITEGGSNLSQGQRQLVCLARSLLRNPKVIMLDEATASIDYASDIKIQQTIREEFSNSTILTIAHRLRSIIDYDKVLVMDAGKVEEYDHPYSLLLNKESTFYEMCEDSGELDVLIQLAKEAFVKRLNSK from the coding sequence ATGTCGTTGGTCGAGGGTTTAAGAGGTAACTGCTCTCTGTGGCATTACGATGATATCACAGAGTGCGGGAGAATCTTTTACATTGACTACATAATACCTTTGGTGCTCTTCCTAGCTTTGCTATTTTACGTGGGATATAACTATCTGTCTATGAACCTGTTGGTTGGGAAATACTCTACAATAGCCGCTTATGCGGCAGGCTTGTTGCCACCGAACGATTCGGATGAGTCTTTGGACGAGGAGGAACCCCTTTTGACTGGAGGAGCTGATGTAGGAGGACGTCGACGTTTACCTTATGGATCTAGTCGTCGTGCTAAGAATGAGGGGCTAAAAGAGAAGCATTTTTCGATCGAGGAATTGAAGCTTGTAGATTCTGCTGGCCAATCCCATGGACACGTGGAAGTGGTAAGGCGAAACTTCATGGAAAAATCTCGAGTGATTATCGAGTGGTGTTTGTGCGGGGTACAATTTTTTGTCCAGATCGTTATCGCTACTATGTATTACTACGGGAATGCTCGATACAGGGGATTATTTCCCTTACATGCATCCTTTGTGCGCATTTTCCTTTGGGCTTCTTTACTAGGTATAACCAGCGTGAGACTGATGAATGTTAATGATAATGTGAAATGGATCAATTCTTTTCCTGGTAATCTTTGGGCAGCATCTTTCAGTTCTTACTTATTGCTTTTCTCGAGCTCTGTGATGCCTTTTCGTTCTGTATACATCCATGAAATTGATAACAGTGCGGCAACGTGGTTCTACAAGTCGCAGTATTATTTGGATGGATTGTTGTTCTTGATACTATTTACAGCTAAAATTGGCAATAAGCCAGCGTTGTTGTATAGGACGTCTCCCGCCATAACGCCATCTCCAGAGCCTGTAGCGTCAATTGCTTCCTTTATATCTTGGTCTTGGGTAAACAAACTTATTTGGAAAGCCCATTTACGGACTGTAAGGTTAGAGGACGTATGGGGGTTGATACTAGAAGACCACTCTATTTTTGTGTTGAAGAGTTATAGGAAATTTGTTAATGAAAGAATTGGAAAGCCTAAGACTTTTTCACACAACTTGATATACTATTTTAAGAACTATTTGCTGTTGCAGGCTGTGTGGGCTTGTTTAGATGGGTTTGCTGCCTTCATCCCAACCATTTTATTGAGGCGAGTATTGGAGTACGTAGAAGACCAATCAACCGCGCCTCAAAATTTAGCATGGTTCTACGTATTTTCGATGTTTCTATGCAGGGTTGTGGTTGCAATTTGCCAATCACAGGCACTATTTTTTGGCCGGAGAGTTTGTGTACGCATGAAGGCGATTATCATCTCGGAGATTTATACAAAGGCTCTAAGAAGATGTGTGTCCCCATCTACAACAGTGGGAACTGATGAATCTGAGCAGTCATCTGAAGAACATGGTTCCGTATACTATGACTCTAAAACTGCCGCCAACCTTGGCGCTATTATCAATTTAATGTCTGTGGATGCCTTCAAGGTGTCAGAAATATGTGCATATTTGCATTCTTTTGTTGAGGCCATAGTTATGGCAATTATCGCAATGGTTCTTCTATACCGTTTGATTGGTTTTGCAGCTATAGTGGGTACATTATTTATGTTGATCATCATGCCGCTCAATTTTAGATTGGCTACTCGCCTGGGGAAACTTCAAAAAGAGGTGCTCGCGTTTACTGATAAACGTATCCAGAAGTTAAATGAGACCTTCCAAGCGATTAGGATTATCAAATTCTTTTCCTGGGAGGATAATTTTGAACGCGACATTCAAGCGATTAGAGAAGATGAACTTGCAGTTTTACTAAAGAGAATTATAGTCTGGTCGTTGTCATCATTTGTTTGGTTTATTACCGCAACTTGCGTCACAACAATCTCTTTTTCTTTCTATATCTATGTTCAAGGTAAGGTGTTAACTACGCCTATTGCATTCACTGCTTTATCCTTGTTCACCCTTTTGAGAAATCCTCTAGATCAGTTTGCGGATATGCTTTCATTTGTGATACAATCTAAAGTCTCGTTGGATAGAGTTCAGGAATTTTTAAATGAAGAGGAAACGACAAAATATGAGCAGTTAACGGTAAGCAACAGCAAGATTGGATTCGAAAATGCCACGATTTGTTGGGATGACAGTCCAATTAACTTTAGGTTGAGAAATATAAACATTGACTTCAAAATAGGTAAATTGAATGTTATTATCGGACCAACAGGATCCGGTAAAACCTCTTTGTTGATGGGCCTATTAGGAGAAATGAAATTAATGGAAGGTACCATATATGTTCCATCATTAGATCCCCGTGAGGATTTGCTGGTTGACTCGGATGGGATGACTAACTCTATCGCATACTGTTCTCAAGCAGCATGGTTATTAAATGATTCTGTTCGTAATAATATTTTGTTCAACACTGAATACAATGAAGAACGGTATCAAGCAGTTATTGAAGCTTGTGGTTTAAAACGGGATTTCCAAATATTAGCAGCAGGAGATCAAACAGAGATCGGTGAAAAGGGTATGACGCTTTCAGGAGGGCAGAAACAACGTGTTACATTGGCCAGAGCACTTTACTCCTCTGCTAGACACTTGCTGCTAGACGACTGCTTAAGTGCTGTGGACTCACATACAGCTCTGTGGATATATGAAAATTGTATTGCCGGGCCATTGATGGAAGGTAGAACTTGTATTTTAGTCTCTCATAATGTCGCCTTAGCTTTGAAAGATGCAGACTGGGTTATCATCCTAGAACAAGGAAGGGTTGCGGATCAGGGTGAACCAATGGATTTGCTAAACAAAGGTTCGCTTGGTGACGATGGGTTAGTTAAGTCATCTATTCTTTCAAGAACTAATTCGGCAGTAACCTTGAAACGTGGAGCTAGCACTCGGAATTTAACTAACGGTGATAATAATGGATCCAGTGAGGCATTAGCTGGTGTCTCCTCTAATAAGGCTTCTACTAATGAAGATCGAATCAAGGCTGGTAAATTGGTTCAGGATGAGATGAAATCAGACGGCGGAGTGAGTTTGGATGTGTACTTGTGGTTTGCCCGTTTATTTGGTGGTTTGAAGGTCATAATAATTCTAGCCGCTATCTTTGTCTGTGTCCAAGGCTTCTTCATAGGTCAATCTGTATGGTTGAGGAACTGGGTTGGTAATCACACTGGATCTAATGTCGCAATGTTACACAGAACTTTGCCAAGTAACATAATGGAAAAACCAAGTTCATGGTTCAAAACAGTTGAAAACTTAGCGGTCTTTTCAAACCCAACCCTTTCAACTAATGAATCTGTGGATAAGCAAGGTGAACATACAACTTTCTATTATCTTTCTCTCTATTTCCTAATTGGTGCAACTGGTGCCATCGCTTCGTCCTTAAAAACTGTCATTAATTTCTGTGCCGGTTTGAATGCATCTAGAAAGATATTCAACCTAGTTTTAAAGAAAGTTCTATATGCAAAGTTGAGATTCTTTGACGTCACTCCAATTGGTAGAATAATGAACAGGTTTTCTAAAGATATTGAATCTGTTGACCAAGAGTTAACTCCATATGCAGAGGGCGCGTTCGGTTCCTTAGTTCAATGTCTTTCTACAGTCTTCTTAATTGCATACATCACACCTGGATTCCTTACCGTTGCATTATTTGTCACCATAATGTATTACTTCGTGGGTTATTTCTACTTAGTAGCTTCTAGAGAACTCAAAAGGTATGATTCGATAACAAAATCCCCAATTCACCAACATTTTTCAGAGACTTTAGTGGGTATTACAACCATTCGTGCATTTGGTGATGAGCGTCATTTTATTAAAGAAAATTTGGACAAAATCGATGTGAACAGCAAACCATTTTTCTACCTTTGGGTGACAAATCGTTGGTTGGCATTTAGGATTGATTTACTTGGCTCATTGGTCATTCTTGCATCTGGTTTGTTTATCTTACTAAATGTCAAGAATATTGACGCCGGTTTAGCAGGTATCTCGTTGACGTATGCAATATCTTTTACTGAAGGTGCTCTTTGGTTCGTAAGATTATATTCGAATGTTGAAATGACAATGAACTCTGTCGAACGTTTACGTGAGTACATGGTTGTTGAGCAAGAACCTTATGATCAAAATGAATTTAACCCGCCAGCAGAATGGCCAAGTGTGGGAAAACTTGAAGTGAACAACTTATCTCTTCGTTACGCTCCAAATCTTCCAAAAGTTATTCAGAATGTGACTTTCACAGTTGAACCAAGATCAAAAGTTGGCATAGTAGGCAGAACAGGTGCAGGTAAATCTACCATAATTACTGCTATGTTTAGATTCTTGGAACCAGACACTGGAACAATAAAATTGGACAATATTGATATATCTTCCATTGGTTTAAAAAGATTACGTCAATCTATTACTATCATACCGCAAGATCCGGTTCTATTTGCAGGTACAATCAGAAATAACTTGGATCCTTATGGAGAATACAGTACAGAGAGCATATTTGAATCATTAAAACGTGTTAACTTAATTGATCCTAGTGAATCCGACCATATAGATTCAAGCGCATCGACCGGATCGGAAAATGTGAATAAGTTTTTGAATCTCGACACCGAAATTACTGAAGGAGGATCAAATCTTTCTCAAGGGCAGCGCCAACTAGTGTGTTTAGCACGCTCGCTATTGCGTAATCCTAAAGTTATTATGCTAGATGAGGCTACTGCATCAATTGACTACGCTTCGGATATTAAAATTCAACAAACAATAAGAGAAGAGTTTAGTAACAGCACAATTTTGACAATTGCTCATAGACTAAGGTCCATTATCGATTATGACAAAGTTTTGGTCATGGATGCAGGAAAAGTTGAGGAGTATGATCATCCTTACTCGTTGTTACTCAATAAAGAGAGTACTTTCTACGAAATGTGTGAAGATAGTGGTGAACTTGATGTACTTATCCAGTTAGCCAAGGAAGCTTTTGTCAAAAGATTGAATTCTAAATAA
- a CDS encoding RNA-binding protein (Syntenic homolog of Ashbya gossypii ACL071C; Syntenic homolog of Saccharomyces cerevisiae YHL034C (SBP1) and YLL046C (RNP1)), with protein sequence MKMSAETLVAPTLSSSTNLSLNAEPPKPDVNPETTIFIGNLASDCSEQDLMQVFGKDVEVEIPSNKTGKFYKQRYAFVKFADKIDFEAIKEKYDNTVVKDRGICVKQALTKEQRDQHKQMQQQKRMAANGKGSTARKGKKFPRGQAVPAPPQRENIPLEQMQRSSDTLYVNNIPYYSTKEELAEFFGTTPELIVLPMRRMRDTLSNRFFYSKSMNRGIAFITFDNLTGEDAIVKKMELFQGKVLKDREITVDVAATKPETDENSKSASDGAQAVSSSEDAIKDEEI encoded by the coding sequence ATGAAAATGTCCGCCGAAACTCTAGTCGCACCTACATTGTCCAGTTCTACTAATTTAAGTTTGAATGCTGAACCGCCCAAGCCCGATGTCAATCCTGAAACAACCATTTTCATAGGAAATCTGGCCAGCGACTGCTCAGAACAAGACTTAATGCAAGTGTTTGGTAAGGATGTGGAGGTCGAAATTCCCTCCAATAAGACTGGAAAATTCTACAAGCAAAGATACGCGTTCGTTAAATTCGCAGACAAGATAGATTTCGAGGctattaaagaaaaatacGATAACACTGTTGTCAAAGATAGGGGTATTTGCGTGAAGCAGGCCCTTACTAAAGAACAGAGAGATCAGCACAAACAAATGCAACAACAAAAGCGGATGGCTGCAAATGGGAAAGGATCTACCGCTCGCAAAGGCAAAAAATTTCCGAGAGGTCAGGCCGTGCCCGCACCCCCACAGAGAGAGAATATTCCTCTCGAACAAATGCAACGATCGTCTGATACGTTGTATGTCAATAATATTCCATACTACTCCACAAAGGAGGAACTGGCGGAATTTTTCGGTACTACCCCCGAATTGATTGTCCTTCCTATGAGACGCATGAGAGATACCCTCTCAAACCGATTTTTCTACTCAAAATCAATGAACAGGGGTATTGCATTTATTACCTTTGACAACTTGACAGGCGAAGATGCAATCGTAAAGAAGATGGAACTTTTCCAAGGCAAAGTTTTGAAAGACAGGGAAATAACAGTTGATGTAGCTGCTACAAAACCTGAAACTGATGAGAACAGCAAGTCAGCTTCTGATGGCGCGCAGGCTGTTTCTTCGTCAGAAGATGCTATTAAAGACGAAGAAATTTAA
- a CDS encoding 60S ribosomal protein eL8 (Syntenic homolog of Ashbya gossypii ACL070C; Syntenic homolog of Saccharomyces cerevisiae YLL045C (RPL8B) and YHL033C (RPL8A)), with the protein MAPSKKVNPAPLATRTAKTPVKKNPLTVSTPRNFGIGQAIQPKRNLSRYVKWPEYVRLQRQKKILNMRLKVPPSIAQFQYALDRNTAAETFKLFNKYRPETAAEKKERLVKEAAAIAEGKTRQEASPKPYVVKYGLNHVVSLVENKKAKLVLIANDVDPIELVVFLPALCKKMGVPYAIVKGRARLGTLVNQKSSAVAALTEVREEDEAALAKLISTVNANYLEKYDESKKHWGGGIMGSKAQARLAKAAKALSA; encoded by the coding sequence ATGGCTCCATCCAAGAAGGTTAACCCAGCTCCTCTAGCTACTAGAACTGCCAAGACTCCTGTCAAGAAGAACCCATTGACTGTTTCTACCCCAAGAAACTTCGGTATCGGTCAAGCTATTCAGCCAAAGAGAAACTTGTCCAGATACGTCAAGTGGCCAGAATATGTCAGATTGCAAAGACAAAAGAAGATCTTGAACATGAGATTGAAGGTTCCTCCATCCATCGCTCAATTCCAATACGCTTTGGACAGAAACACTGCTGCTGAGACCTTCAAGTTGTTCAACAAGTACAGACCAGAAACTGCTGCTGAAAAGAAGGAGAGATTGGTCAAGGAGGCCGCTGCTATTGCCGAGGGTAAGACCAGACAAGAAGCTTCTCCAAAGCCATACGTCGTTAAGTACGGTTTGAACCACGTTGTCTCCTTGGTTGAGAACAAGAAGGCTAAGTTGGTTTTGATCGCCAACGACGTTGACCCAATTGAGTTGGTTGTTTTCTTGCCAGCTTTGTGTAAGAAGATGGGTGTCCCATACGCTATCGTGAAGGGTAGAGCTAGATTGGGTACTTTGGTTAACCAAAAGAGCTCTGCTGTCGCTGCTTTGACTGAGGTCCGTGAGGAAGACGAAGCCGCTTTGGCTAAGTTGATCTCTACCGTCAACGCCAACTACTTGGAGAAGTACGACGAATCCAAGAAGCACTGGGGTGGTGGTATCATGGGCTCCAAGGCTCAAGCTAGATTGGCTAAGGCAGCTAAGGCTCTATCTGCTTAA
- the GUT1 gene encoding glycerol kinase (Syntenic homolog of Ashbya gossypii ACL069C; Syntenic homolog of Saccharomyces cerevisiae YHL032C (GUT1)) — MTQSSDTKSVPLIASIDVGTTSTRAILFNKLGQEVSKYQIEYSTTASKDKERNGSGGNGAEERNMIFSAEGIAVEANEYVEIEELGGQRDPTLRFPRPGWVECKPINVLANVVQCFAATLISINKLNEDREANDLPKYEIKCIGVTNMRETTIVWSKATGLPIVDYGIVWNDTRTMDIVNAKRANTPLDEQERLRAKTGLPVHSTYFSCSKLRWLLDNVKEVQDAYEKSDLMFGTVDTWLLFHLTHNNAFISDVTNASRTGFMNLETLDYDQELLDYWGIDKTKVHMPKIVPSALHYGDFVVPEITKSKLTEAALHVLEQFSKQSIPIQGSLGDQSSSLVGQMAYKAGSAKCTYGTGCFLLYNTGVKKLISQHGALTTFGYWFPNLEGEASKPHFVLEGSVAVAGAVVQWLRDNLRLFPKAEDVGPLASKVPDSGGVVFVPAFSGLFAPYWDADARGTILGMTQFTTASHIARAAIEGVCFQARAILKAMSSDAFGEAGKDKDFLEEIVDAGTYERTPLSTLAVDGGMSKSDEVMQIQADILGPCIKVRRSPTAECTALGAAIAANMAYENVEDRIWKDLEDAKKFVLFGGQDTEEETDSPRLKIFTSQSEDKQRRKNWSRWEAAIKRTMGWLADADAQSA; from the coding sequence ATGACGCAGAGTAGTGACACTAAGAGCGTTCCCTTGATCGCTTCGATTGATGTTGGAACCACGTCCACGCGTGCCATCTTGTTCAATAAATTAGGCCAGGAAGTCTCCAAGTATCAGATTGAATATTCGACGACTGCTTCCAAAGATAAGGAAAGAAATGGATCCGGAGGAAATGGTGCCGAAGAGCGGAATATGATTTTTTCCGCGGAAGGTATTGCCGTGGAAGCCAATGAGTACGTGGAGATCGAAGAATTAGGAGGACAGCGTGACCCTACTTTGCGTTTCCCTCGCCCTGGGTGGGTGGAATGTAAGCCAATAAATGTTTTGGCCAATGTGGTGCAGTGTTTCGCCGCAACCTTAATTTCAATTAATAAGCTGAATGAGGATCGTGAAGCAAATGATTTACCTAAATATGAAATTAAATGTATTGGTGTGACCAATATGCGTGAGACCACTATTGTGTGGTCGAAAGCCACTGGTTTGCCTATTGTTGATTATGGTATTGTCTGGAACGACACTCGAACCATGGATATTGTGAACGCAAAGAGGGCTAATACACCACTTGATGAGCAAGAGCGTTTAAGGGCAAAGACCGGTTTGCCAGTCCACTCGACCTACTTCTCATGTTCGAAGTTGCGCTGGTTACTCGATAATGTGAAAGAAGTACAAGATGCATATGAGAAGTCGGATTTAATGTTTGGTACCGTTGACACCTGGTTGCTTTTCCATTTAACGCATAACAATGCCTTTATTTCCGATGTTACAAACGCTTCTAGGACAGGGTTTATGAACCTAGAAACTCTCGACTATGATCAGGAACTATTGGATTACTGGGGCATTGACAAAACTAAAGTTCACATGCCAAAAATTGTGCCTTCTGCTCTACACTACGGTGACTTTGTTGTGCCTGAAATCACGAAGAGCAAATTAACTGAGGCAGCATTACACGTGTTGGAACAGTTTAGTAAACAAAGTATTCCTATTCAAGGATCTCTAGGTGACCAGAGCTCTTCTTTAGTTGGGCAGATGGCATACAAAGCTGGTTCTGCCAAATGTACCTACGGTACCGGTTGTTTCTTGTTGTATAACACCGGAGTCAAAAAATTGATCTCCCAGCACGGTGCGTTGACAACATTCGGGTACTGGTTCCCTAATCTGGAGGGTGAAGCAAGCAAGCCACATTTTGTTTTGGAAGGTTCTGTAGCAGTTGCCGGTGCCGTGGTTCAATGGTTAAGAGACAACTTGCGCCTTTTCCCAAAAGCTGAGGACGTTGGTCCTTTGGCCAGCAAAGTCCCTGATTCTGGTGGCGTTGTTTTTGTTCCTGCATTTAGTGGGTTATTTGCTCCATACTGGGATGCTGATGCTCGCGGTACAATTTTGGGTATGACTCAATTTACCACTGCATCTCATATTGCTCGGGCGGCTATTGAGGGTGTATGTTTCCAAGCAAGAGCAATTTTGAAGGCAATGAGTTCCGATGCATTTGGTGAAGCTGGCAAGGATAAAGACTTCTTAGAGGAGATTGTAGACGCAGGTACCTACGAGCGTACACCATTGTCCACTTTGGCAGTTGACGGTGGAATGTCCAAATCCGATGAAGTAATGCAAATCCAGGCCGATATTCTAGGTCCATGTATTAAAGTGAGAAGATCACCTACTGCTGAGTGTACGGCACTAGGAGCCGCTATTGCAGCTAACATGGCATATGAGAATGTAGAGGACCGTATCTGGAAGGACCTCGAAGATGCTAAGAAGTTTGTTCTATTTGGCGGACAAGATACTGAAGAAGAGACCGATTCTCCAAGGCTAAAAATCTTTACAAGTCAGTCTGAAGATAAGCAAAGAAGGAAGAACTGGTCTCGCTGGGAAGCTGCAATCAAGAGAACTATGGGATGGCTAGCAGACGCAGATGCTCAAAGTGCATAA
- the FPS1 gene encoding Fps1p (Syntenic homolog of Ashbya gossypii ACL068W; Syntenic homolog of Saccharomyces cerevisiae YLL043W (FPS1)) translates to MQKDLEMQEVDLHAEEQRQSYTEPYPIREVYRESPVVHSHVTPNLGRRQGSSSGQSSYDDDHLPDEDDMVPVPLMVKPKEIYQNPQTPTVLPSHNRPVNKWMHYKETYFKEFLAEFLGTMVLVFFGDASIVQVRSAAQARVTAFQSSLDANANAGIAGLMSSLVTPYPAGDVLSICLCWAGAVALGFYAAGGASISGGHINPAVTLANYIFRGLPGKKVPIYIAGQMLGGYVGGLLVFWYYGSVIQTTYPDWFENEAVVGMFSCVPLSYLSSGRQFISEVVIAAILIGSLFSMTDPYTSVSPEVFPFMLFILIFCLMAATTYQTGAALNPARDIGPRLAMWTVGFDTDVLWRSHNHFFWVVMTAPFIGGIIGGLVYDTFIFQGHESPVNQPVSKWSAKAKSILMPFSSKRTKAPSRGATGTISSTSEKELQMSDSITKSGVYFQQSAVNQSGEHEVAQGNTATNSGNKKLDKL, encoded by the coding sequence ATGCAGAAAGATTTGGAAATGCAAGAGGTGGACCTGCACGCCGAAGAGCAGCGTCAAAGCTACACGGAACCCTATCCGATACGAGAAGTGTATCGTGAATCTCCTGTCGTCCATAGTCACGTGACTCCAAACCTCGGCCGGCGCCAGGGCTCCTCCTCAGGCCAGTCGTCGTATGATGATGACCACTTGCCcgatgaagatgatatGGTGCCAGTCCCTTTGATGGTGAAGCCTAAGGAGATCTACCAGAATCCTCAGACACCAACTGTGCTTCCATCACACAATAGACCGGTGAACAAATGGATGCATTATAAGGAGACCTATTTCAAGGAATTCCTCGCAGAATTTCTAGGAACCATGGTGTTGGTATTTTTTGGTGACGCTAGTATAGTTCAAGTTAGATCAGCAGCTCAAGCTCGTGTTACAGCATTCCAAAGTTCTTTGGATGCGAACGCCAATGCCGGAATAGCTGGACTAATGAGTAGTCTCGTCACTCCCTATCCAGCCGGTGATGTATTATCTATATGTTTATGTTGGGCAGGAGCAGTTGCGTTAGGATTTTACGCAGCAGGAGGTGCTTCTATATCAGGTGGTCATATCAATCCTGCAGTGACATTGGCAAACTATATCTTCCGCGGCCTTCCAGGCAAAAAAGTTCCGATTTACATTGCTGGGCAAATGCTCGGAGGTTACGTCGGAGGGTTGCTTGTCTTCTGGTATTATGGTTCTGTTATCCAAACCACCTACCCTGACTGGTTTGAGAATGAGGCAGTTGTTGGAATGTTCTCCTGTGTACCTTTGTCATACCTTTCCTCTGGAAGGCAATTTATCAGTGAAGTGGTGATTGCTGCCATTCTCATAGGATCTCTATTCTCTATGACGGATCCTTACACCTCGGTATCCCCTGAGGTGTTCCCATTCATGTTATTTATTTTGATCTTCTGTTTAATGGCCGCTACTACGTACCAGACAGGCGCGGCATTGAATCCTGCAAGAGACATAGGTCCAAGACTAGCCATGTGGACTGTTGGATTTGACACTGATGTGCTATGGCGGTCTCATAACCATTTCTTCTGGGTGGTAATGACCGCTCCTTTTATCGGTGGAATAATTGGAGGACTAGTGTACGATACGTTCATCTTCCAGGGTCATGAGTCTCCAGTGAACCAGCCAGTCTCTAAATGGTCTGCAAAAGCGAAGAGTATTCTGATGCCATTCAGTTCGAAGCGCACGAAAGCTCCTTCTAGAGGTGCTACGGGCACAATTTCTTCCACATCTGAGAAGGAATTACAAATGAGCGACTCAATTACCAAGAGCGGAGTGTATTTTCAGCAGAGCGCCGTCAATCAGAGCGGAGAACACGAGGTTGCTCAGGGAAACACGGCCACAAATTCAGGAAATAAAAAGCTTGATAAGCTGTGA